The segment GCGCTGGCGGCTTCGATCTTCGGGGCCCTGAAGGCCGAATGGGACCGGACGCGTGATGCGGTCCTGGCCATCAGCGGACAGACGGAGCTTCTGGGCGGACAGCCCGAGCTCGACCGTCTGATCCGTCTGCGGATGCCCTATGTCGAGCCGCTGAACCACGTCCAGATCGAGCTGATCCGCCGGCGGCGCTCGGGCGACGACGACCCCCGCGTGCGTGAAGGCATCCTGCTGACCATCAACGGCGTGGCGGCCGGTCTGCGCAACAGCGGCTGAGGCAAGGGTTCAGGCAGGGCGCCGGGCCCGCAGCGCCTGGACGATCGTGCCGTCATCCAGCCAGTCGAGGTCGCCACCGACGGGCACGCCGCGCGCCAGGGACGTGACCTCGACCCCGTCGCCCGCGACCCGCTCGGCCAGATAGTGGGCGGTGGTCTGCCCATCGACCGTAGCGGGCAGGGCCAGCACGACCTCGCGCACCTCGCCGCCCTTCACCCGCCCGACCAGTTCGGCGACCCGAAGCGCATCGGGGCCGACGCCGTCCAGCGCCGACAGCAGCCCGCCCAGCACATGGTATTTGCCGCGGAAGGCACCGGACCGCTCCATGGCCCACAGCGACCCGGCCTCCTCGACCACGCAGATCAGGCCGTTGTCGCGCGAGCCGTCCGAACAGATGGAACAGGGATCGCGGGTGTCGGGCGTACCGCAGACGGAGCAGGACACGACCCTGGCCGCCGTCTCGGCCAGGGATGCGGCCAGAGGCTCCAGCAGCTGTTCGCGCTTCTTCAGCAGGGCCAGGGCGGCGCGGCGGGCCGAGCGGGGACCCAGCCCCGGCAGCCTGGCCAGGAGCGCGATCAGCCGCTCGATCTCGGGTCCCGCCGATGCCGCCAAGTCAGAACAGCTTGGGCATGCCGGGGATGTTCATGCCGGCCATTGGGCCCGCCGCCTCGCGCATCAGGTCGGTATTGACGGCGTCCAGCCTGCGCCTGGCATCGGCATGGGCGGCGACGATCAGGTCGGCGAGGATCTCGGTCTCGCCCGGCACCATCAGACTGTCGTCGATCTTCACGCCGGTGACCTCGCCCGCGCCCTTCAGCGCGATCGTCACCAGACCGCCGCCGGAGCTGCCCTCGGCGGTGGTTTCGGCCATCTTCGCCTGGGCGTCCTGCAGCTTCTGCTGCATCGCCTGGGCCTGCTGCATCAGTTGGTTCAGGTCTTTCATGGTCACAGGATAGGCCGGGACGCGACGTCGCGACAGGGGGGAAGGACCGCGATGCTGTGATTTGCCCGCTTG is part of the Brevundimonas sp. AJA228-03 genome and harbors:
- a CDS encoding YbaB/EbfC family nucleoid-associated protein translates to MKDLNQLMQQAQAMQQKLQDAQAKMAETTAEGSSGGGLVTIALKGAGEVTGVKIDDSLMVPGETEILADLIVAAHADARRRLDAVNTDLMREAAGPMAGMNIPGMPKLF
- the recR gene encoding recombination mediator RecR, translated to MAASAGPEIERLIALLARLPGLGPRSARRAALALLKKREQLLEPLAASLAETAARVVSCSVCGTPDTRDPCSICSDGSRDNGLICVVEEAGSLWAMERSGAFRGKYHVLGGLLSALDGVGPDALRVAELVGRVKGGEVREVVLALPATVDGQTTAHYLAERVAGDGVEVTSLARGVPVGGDLDWLDDGTIVQALRARRPA